In Mycoavidus cysteinexigens, a genomic segment contains:
- the clpS gene encoding ATP-dependent Clp protease adapter ClpS produces the protein MAIFSNLEDNIVVERQKQKIKPPPMYQVVLLNDDFTPMGFVVMILQKYFRKDQKASIQIMLKVHCEGKAICGVYTRDVAMTKVKQVTTHAKQAGHPLRCVMERT, from the coding sequence ATGGCGATTTTCTCGAATCTCGAAGATAACATTGTGGTTGAGCGGCAAAAGCAAAAAATAAAACCGCCGCCTATGTATCAAGTCGTGTTGTTAAATGATGACTTTACGCCGATGGGGTTTGTCGTCATGATTCTTCAAAAATACTTTAGAAAAGACCAAAAGGCCTCAATTCAGATTATGCTGAAGGTACATTGCGAAGGTAAAGCAATTTGTGGGGTTTATACGCGTGATGTGGCAATGACCAAAGTTAAGCAGGTAACCACCCATGCAAAGCAGGCCGGTCATCCGCTGCGATGCGTTATGGAGAGAACATGA
- the clpA gene encoding ATP-dependent Clp protease ATP-binding subunit ClpA: protein MIAQELEVSLHMAFMEARQARHEFITVEHLLLALLDNPTAVEVLRACAANIDDLRHNLHHFIHDNTPVVPGSIDADTQPTLGFQRVIQRAIMHVQSASNGKKEVTGANVLVAIFGEKESHAVYCLQQQGIARLDVVNFIAHGIAKTGESEATKSADASTDQDGAAGQKETQLAQFTQNLNQLAKEGRIDPLIGREPEVERVVQVLCRRRKNNPLLVGEAGVGKTAIAEGLAWRLTRGEVPDILANAVVYSLDMGALLAGTKYRGDFEQRLKIVLKELKERPHAILFIDEIHTLIGAGAASGGTLDASNLLKPALSSGQIKCIGATTFTEYRGIFDKDAALSRRFQKIDVSEPTVAQTIAILRGLKSRFEEHHNVKYSGAALSAAAELSARFITDRHLPDKAIDVIDEAGAAQRVLPKSKQKKIVGKTEIEEIIAKIARVPTQSVSLDDRSKLQTLERDLKSVVFGQDLAIEALASAIKMARAGLGQIGKPIGAFLFSGPTGVGKTEVARQLAFTLGIELTRFDMSEYMERHAVSRLIGAPPGYVGFDQGGLLTEAITKKPHCVLLLDEIEKAHPDIYNLLLQVMDHGTLTDNNGRKADFRNVIVIMTTNAGAEALQKAKIGFTTRNEAGDEMAEIKKTFTPEFRNRLDAIINFRPLNEEIILRVVDKFLIQLEEQLHEKKVEVIFTDELRKYLASSGFDPLMGARPMQRLIQSTIRRALADELLFGKLSNGGRVKVDVDQQNNVQLIFDENGESHNTNPETAEID, encoded by the coding sequence ATGATCGCTCAAGAACTAGAGGTTAGCTTGCATATGGCGTTTATGGAAGCGCGCCAAGCCCGGCATGAGTTTATTACGGTAGAGCACCTATTGCTAGCGCTGTTAGATAATCCGACCGCGGTTGAGGTATTGCGCGCTTGCGCGGCCAACATTGATGACCTGCGCCACAATTTGCACCATTTTATTCACGATAACACTCCGGTCGTACCGGGTTCGATAGACGCCGATACACAGCCTACATTAGGTTTTCAGAGGGTGATTCAGCGTGCGATTATGCATGTCCAATCTGCCTCAAATGGCAAAAAAGAAGTGACCGGCGCAAATGTATTGGTTGCGATTTTTGGAGAAAAGGAGTCGCATGCGGTTTATTGCTTGCAGCAACAAGGGATCGCGCGCTTAGATGTGGTCAATTTTATTGCGCACGGAATCGCTAAAACCGGCGAGAGTGAAGCCACAAAATCGGCGGATGCCAGCACAGATCAAGACGGAGCGGCTGGACAAAAAGAAACCCAGCTAGCGCAATTTACGCAGAACTTGAATCAACTCGCCAAAGAAGGGCGCATTGATCCATTGATTGGGCGGGAGCCCGAAGTTGAACGCGTAGTGCAAGTTTTGTGCCGACGTCGGAAAAACAACCCGCTATTAGTAGGGGAGGCCGGCGTAGGTAAAACGGCTATCGCGGAAGGGCTTGCCTGGCGGCTCACGCGTGGCGAAGTGCCTGATATATTGGCGAATGCAGTGGTTTATTCATTAGATATGGGCGCTTTGCTGGCCGGCACTAAATACCGTGGCGATTTTGAGCAACGTTTAAAAATAGTGCTTAAAGAATTAAAAGAGCGCCCTCATGCGATACTTTTTATCGATGAAATTCACACTTTGATTGGCGCAGGCGCTGCCTCAGGCGGGACGCTAGACGCATCAAACTTATTAAAACCAGCGCTTTCGTCAGGACAAATAAAATGCATTGGAGCGACTACTTTTACCGAGTATCGCGGGATTTTTGATAAAGATGCCGCTTTGTCGCGGCGTTTCCAAAAAATTGATGTGTCTGAGCCCACGGTGGCCCAAACCATAGCGATTTTGCGTGGATTGAAGTCGCGCTTTGAAGAGCATCACAATGTTAAATATTCTGGCGCTGCATTATCCGCTGCGGCTGAATTATCGGCCCGTTTTATTACGGATCGGCATTTGCCTGATAAAGCGATTGACGTGATTGATGAAGCGGGCGCAGCGCAACGCGTATTACCTAAATCGAAACAAAAAAAGATCGTAGGTAAAACTGAAATTGAGGAAATTATTGCAAAAATCGCCCGCGTGCCGACCCAAAGCGTTTCACTCGATGATCGCAGCAAATTGCAGACCCTTGAGCGCGACCTCAAAAGCGTGGTCTTTGGACAAGACCTAGCCATTGAAGCTTTGGCCTCCGCGATTAAAATGGCGCGTGCCGGACTGGGTCAAATTGGCAAACCTATCGGCGCGTTTCTATTCTCAGGCCCAACGGGCGTTGGTAAAACCGAGGTCGCCCGTCAACTTGCTTTCACCTTGGGGATTGAGCTGACGCGTTTTGATATGTCTGAGTACATGGAGCGCCATGCGGTCAGCCGTTTAATCGGCGCGCCGCCGGGTTATGTTGGCTTTGATCAAGGTGGCCTCTTAACGGAGGCGATCACGAAAAAGCCGCACTGCGTGTTGCTGCTGGATGAAATCGAAAAAGCGCATCCAGATATTTATAATCTTCTGTTGCAAGTGATGGATCATGGCACATTGACGGATAACAATGGCCGTAAAGCCGATTTCCGTAATGTGATTGTCATCATGACCACCAACGCGGGCGCTGAAGCCCTGCAAAAAGCCAAAATTGGTTTTACTACGCGCAACGAAGCTGGCGATGAAATGGCCGAAATTAAAAAGACCTTCACTCCTGAGTTTCGTAATCGGTTGGACGCAATCATTAACTTCCGCCCACTCAACGAAGAAATTATTCTGCGTGTAGTTGACAAGTTCTTAATCCAATTGGAAGAGCAGCTCCATGAAAAGAAGGTAGAGGTTATTTTTACTGATGAGCTGCGCAAATATCTTGCTAGCAGCGGTTTCGACCCACTCATGGGCGCGCGGCCGATGCAACGTCTGATTCAAAGCACTATCCGGCGCGCCTTGGCAGATGAATTACTATTTGGCAAGCTGTCAAATGGGGGGCGTGTTAAGGTCGATGTGGACCAGCAAAACAACGTGCAACTTATCTTTGATGAAAACGGCGAGTCACACAATACAAACCCTGAAACGGCGGAGATTGACTGA